Sequence from the Fibrobacter sp. UWH4 genome:
TCCAGTCTATTCGCGACGGGATTCCGCCGATTCTTTTCTTAAAGAGCACAGTGAAATCCATCGCATTCGGTTGGCTGGTCACGCTGATTTCTTGCAACAAGGGCCTCAACGCCGAAGGCGGTGCCGAAGCGGTGGGCCTCGCAACAACCTCCAGCGTCGTGGTTTCGATTTCTGCCATCATCGTCGCAGACTGCGCGTTCAGCTTTATATTCTACTAGGGGCTACAATGGACGACATTACACTCAAAGTAGATCACCTGAAAGCCGGTTACGACGGAAAGACCATCTTGAACGATATTTCGTTCGATGTCAAGAAGGGCGAAATCCGCATGATTCTCGGAAGTTCCGGTTGCGGAAAATCGACGCTCATGAACAACATCCTCAAGCTCTACAAGTCCGAAAGCGGAACCATCACCTATTTCGGCAAGACATTCGGAGCCAAGGAAGGCCTTGATTTTGAGACGCGCCTGCGTACGGGCGTATTGTTCCAGAACGGAGCGCTCCTTTCGGATTTGACCGTGGCCGAAAACGCCATGCTCCCGCTGATTCGCAGCATGCCCTACATGCCCCGGAAACAGATGGAAGCGATTGTCGCCGACCGTCTCGAAAAAGTCCACCTGTTGCACGCCTTCCACAAGTATCCTTCCGAACTTTCGGGCGGCATGAAGCGCCGCGCAGCCCTTGCCCGCGCCATTGCCCTCAAGCCGGAGTTGCTCTTTTGCGACGAACCCTCGACCGGACTCGACCCGGTAACCGCCCGTTCCCTCGACGAACTGCTGCTGGAGCTCCGCGACACGCTCGGGGTCTCGATGGTCATCGTAAGCCACGAACTCGAGAGTATCAAGATCGTCTGCGACCGCTTTATTTACCTAAAAGACGGCTACGTGCTCATGGACGGCACCTTGCAGCAGGGGCTCGATAGCGACGATCCCATCCTGCGGCATTTCTTCAACAGACAATGCCCCAAGGAAGAGGACCACAATGAATATTACCATTTTAACTTTATTGACTGATTTGGAGTAACCATGGAAACCACACGTGCCGAAAGAATCAAGATTGGCGCCTTCATGCTCCTCTGCGGAATCATGATTTGCGTGTTCCTGGGCTATGTGCTTTCGCGATTCTTGAACAAGGAATACGACAACTATTACACGGTATTCAGCGAATCCGTTATCGGTCTTTACAAAGATGCGCAGGTCAAGCTGAACGGTATCGATGTCGGAAACGTCACCGAGATTGCAATCGATTCCTCGAACCTGAACCAGGTGATCGTCCGTTTCCGCGTGAACAAGGGAACGCCCATCAAGCTCGGCACCCGCGCCGGCATGACACACGGCATTTCGCTCACCGGCGAAAAGCAGATCGTGCTTTCGGGGGGCCGTTTTGATGAACCGGACGTTGCCGAAGGCGGTTTCGTTCCCGCTGAAAAAACGGCATTCGACGCTATCGCCAACAAGGCGACCGACATCATTGGCCACGTCGATTCCCTGATGACGAACCTCAACAGCATTTTCTCCGAAGAAAACTCGCAAAGCATCAGCAACTCGCTCAAGAATTTCGAAAATGCCACGCAGAACCTAAACCGGCTGACACAGAACCTGAACGCGCCCATCAACAACATCTCGAATGCGGCAAACTCCATGAAGAACGTTCTCTCCGAAATCGAAGAAGCCAAGATTGCCGCCAAGGCGGGCGAAAACATGGATGTCCTTAAGGAAAAGCTCGAAGCCATCGACACGAAGGCGATGAACGAGAACCTGACGCAGGCGATGGAATCCATCAAGCAGCTCACGCAGCGGCTTGACCAGGTGGTGTACAAGAACCAGGACCAGGTGGGCGACGCCGTCGTGGAACTCAACGCCGTCCTCGAGAACCTTGAAGAATTTACGCAGAAAATCAAGAACAATCCGTCGGTGCTGATCCATTCGGAGAACAAGGCTAGGCGGAAATAGTTTTTTAGAAAAAAAGAAGAAAAAAATTTATGATTAATAAGTTTAATGCATCTAGCGGGGAGGGGGCCCGCGCTCATAGTTGCGAAGGCCGCCAGCCCCACTCCCCTGCACCCCACCCCCGCCCGGCCACGCTTTCATTTTCTGACGAAAGGCTTGTATAATGAATTATAAATCCATTTTTCTCGCATCAATTTTATGTTGTTTCGCAGTCACGCTCACGGCCTGCCTGGGTGGCGGCTCCAGCGAGCCCACCAAGTACTACACTATCGCTGTCGAAAACATCAGCATGCCCTCGGCCGGAACATACGCCGACAAACGCCTGCAAGTGCGCAAGTTCACCATCGAACCCGCCTACCAGCGCGCAAACATTGTCTACCGCGAATCCGCCTACGACTTCATGTTCTACGACCTGGACCTGTGGGCCAGCCGCCCCGAACACATGATGGCGCAAGTCGCAAGCGAATACCTCGCCAAAAGTGGCCTTTTCAAGAGCGTCGAGACCAAGGCAAACGGCAAGCCCGACTATGAACTCCTCGGAAACATCGTCGCCATCGAAGAAGTGGACGAAGGCTCCTCGCAGTACGCACGCCTCGCCGTGCAGCTTACCTTCCGCAAGACAGAAAGCGACGAAGCCCTCTGGGAAAAATCCTTCGACCAGAAAATGAGCATGGGCGACCGCGAACCGCGAACCACAGCCGAGACAGTCTCAAAACTCTACGGCAAAATTATGGAAGAAGCGCTCGGGGATATATCTCGCAAGCTCTAAAAACTGCCTCCGATTTTAGACTCTTTTTTGTGATTTGTACCTATAAAAATGCTGTTTTTCCCATTTTATAGGTACAAAACAATCCCACAAAGCAAATTATATTGAACTTGTACCTATAAGCAAAGTCAAAAGGGTAGTCTTATAGGTGCTTTTTCCGAGCCTTTAGCATTAATTTATTCGCAAAATAAGAAAAACGTACCTATAAAGGGATTGATTTTCAAAACTTTATAGGTACGAAAAAAAAATCATTTTTCAAATACCTATAAAAAGAACTTGTCGCCCTATTTTATAGGTACCGAAATTACAAATTCCGCAATTACAGGTTCAGCAATTACAGGTCCCGCAACGGACAAAGCTAGAGCCTGTCGCCGAAGCTCGAAGTCGGCATTATCTAGAGCCAGTCGCCGAAACTCGAATCGCTGGGCATACGCCAGTCGGCACGCGGCGACAGGGAAATCGTTCCGACCTTCGGGCCGTCAGGAATACAGCTGCGCTTAAACTGCTGTGTAAAGAATCGGCGCACGAATACGGCAAGCGCCTTTTCCAGTTCCTCGTCGCTATATTTCCCTGCAAAGGCGTACTTCGCCAGGAACAGCATCTTTTGCGGAGTCGCACCGTACTTGGCAAAATGATACAGGTAAAAGTCGTGGATTTCGTAGGCGCCCAGAATACTTTCGGTCTTCTGCGCAATCTGTCCGTTGGCATCGGCAGGTAACAGTTCCGGCGAAACCGGCGTATCGAGAATGTCGCGGAGCACCAAAGAAAGTTCGTCGGCCGTCTTTTCATCGGCAATGAAGTTTCTCGCACGGTCCGCATACCAGCCCACCACATGGCGCACGAGCGTTTTCGGAATATCGCAGTTTACTGCATACATCGACATGTGATCGGCATTGTAGGTGCTCCAGCCGAGCGCAATTTCAGAAAGGTCACCCGTTCCCACCACGATACCGCCTTCCTTGTTCGCGATATCCATCAGGATCTGGGTGCGTTCACGGGCCTGCACATTTTCGTAGGTCACATTGAGCGTATTCGGGTCGTGGTCGATGTCCGCAAAATGCTGCATGCACGCCTTCTGGATATCGATCGTACGAAGTTCCACGCCCAACAGTTCCGCCATCGTAACAGCGTTGTTCTTGGTGCGTTTCGTCGTTCCGAAGCCAGGCATCGTGAGCACGAGAATTTCGCTTGCAGGGCGTTTCAGCAACTTGAATGTTTCCGAAATCACGAGCAATGCCAACGTCGAATCGAGTCCGCCGCTAAGCCCCACGACCGCACGTTTGGTATGCGAAGCCTCGATGCGTTTCGCAAGCCCCGCACACTGGATATTGAAAATTTCCTTGCAGTTCTGGTCACGGGTTTCGGCATTCCCCGGAACAAACGGAGTTGGAGCCACAAAACGGTACTTGAGGCTCTCCATCGAGCGCAGCCCGTCGAAACTCGCCGCACGCGCATAAAATTCGCGGCTATCGAAATCCTGGAACGAGCCTTCGCTCAATCGCTGCATGTTCAGGCGTTCCACGTCGACATCGGCGTAGATAATTTCTGATTCGCGGCTGTAATTTTTCGTCTCGGCAAGCATTGTCCCGTTTTCAGCAATCATCAAGTGACCGCTAAAGACCATATCCGTCGTCGATTCGTGCACCCCCGCCGAAGCATACACATAGGCGGCCATGCAACGAGCCGACTGGTTCATCACCAGGTTGCGGCGATAGTCGCCCTTGCCCACCAAGGCGTCACTTGCGGAAAGGTTCACAATCACATTCGCTCCGGCCAGGGCAAGTTCACCGCTCGGAGGCACAGGCGTCCACAAGTCTTCGCAGAGTTCCACGCCGACACGTACCTCGGAACCCTCGCCCTTCACCGTAAAGAAATTCGTCACCGGCACATCGCCAAAGCCTTCGACACGGCAAACCGGCGCAGCCCCTGCCGCACCGCCGCGCAACAAATCGCGGCCACTCGAGAAATGACGTTTTTCGTAGAACTCACGCTGGTTCGGCAAATGAATCTTGGGCGTCACCGCCACAAGCTTACCCTTCTGCACAAAGGCGGCGCAGTTGTAGAGGCAACCGAACATACGAAGCGGAAGCCCCACCGCAATCACCGTATCGCTATCCGCAAAAGCCTTCGCAATCTCCGAAAGCGATTCCAGGCTCTTTTTAAGCAACAGTTCCTGATGGAACAGGTCACTGCAGGTGTACCCCGTAATGCAGAGTTCGGGGAACACGACAAAGGCCGCTCCCCCGTCAATCGCCTCGCGGGCGCAACGGATAATTTCAGCCGTATTGTAGGCGGTATCGGCGACTTTCAGCGTCGGGCAAACAGATGCGAATCGGTAAAATCCAAACATAACCTAAATATAGATTAGTTCGGGGATTTCTGCGAGGCAAATCAATGTCCGGACTTGATTCCGAGCTTGTTCATGCGGTAATTCATCATGCGCGGAGAAACGCCCAGGTCGCGGCCAGCAGCAGAAAGGTTGCCGTTGTTGCGCTTGATGGCCTCGGTGATGATTTCCCGTTCATAATTGTTCATCATGACATCGAGAGGAGCCATCTTCGAAGTCACCGCGCCGACCGTTCCCGCACTCAGGCTTGTCTGCAGCGAAGGCGGCAAGTTGTAGCTGTGAATGCAGTCGTCACTTGCGGTAAGCACCGCGCGTTCCATGCAGTTTTCCAGTTCACGCACGTTGCCCGGCCAGTGGTAACTCATGAGCAAGTTGATGGCCGTCGTCGAAAGGCGCACAATCTTCTTGTTGTAGCGAAGGTTCATCTTTTCGATAAAATGTTCCGCGAGCAAGATGATATCGGACTTACGCTTTGCAAGATCCGGCATGGTAATCGGGAAAATGTTCAGGCGGTAGAACAAGTCTTCGCGGAACTTGCCCTGAGAAATCAGCTCTTCCAGGTTACGACTCGTGGCCGCCAAAAAACGCACATCGGAATGGAGTTCCTCGTTGCTACCCACGCGGCTAAAGGTGCGTTCCTGCAAGAAGCGCAAGAGTTTCACCTGCGTTTGCATCGTCAGGTCGCCAATTTCGTCAAGGAAAAGCGTTCCCCCGTCGGCTGCCTCGGCGCGGCCGATACGGCGGTTCATCGCTCCCGTAAAGGCGCCCTTCTCGTGACCGAAAAGTTCGCTTTCCACAAGATTTTCGGGCAGAGCGGCGCAGTTGAGCGTAATGAAAGGCTTATCCTTTCTTGCAGACAAATTCACAATCGCACGGGCGATCATTTCCTTACCCGTACCGCTACCGCCGCGAATCAAGACAGTCGCATCGCTCGGGGCCACCTGGCGCACCTGTTCGT
This genomic interval carries:
- a CDS encoding ABC transporter ATP-binding protein, translating into MDDITLKVDHLKAGYDGKTILNDISFDVKKGEIRMILGSSGCGKSTLMNNILKLYKSESGTITYFGKTFGAKEGLDFETRLRTGVLFQNGALLSDLTVAENAMLPLIRSMPYMPRKQMEAIVADRLEKVHLLHAFHKYPSELSGGMKRRAALARAIALKPELLFCDEPSTGLDPVTARSLDELLLELRDTLGVSMVIVSHELESIKIVCDRFIYLKDGYVLMDGTLQQGLDSDDPILRHFFNRQCPKEEDHNEYYHFNFID
- a CDS encoding MlaD family protein, whose product is METTRAERIKIGAFMLLCGIMICVFLGYVLSRFLNKEYDNYYTVFSESVIGLYKDAQVKLNGIDVGNVTEIAIDSSNLNQVIVRFRVNKGTPIKLGTRAGMTHGISLTGEKQIVLSGGRFDEPDVAEGGFVPAEKTAFDAIANKATDIIGHVDSLMTNLNSIFSEENSQSISNSLKNFENATQNLNRLTQNLNAPINNISNAANSMKNVLSEIEEAKIAAKAGENMDVLKEKLEAIDTKAMNENLTQAMESIKQLTQRLDQVVYKNQDQVGDAVVELNAVLENLEEFTQKIKNNPSVLIHSENKARRK
- a CDS encoding ABC-type transport auxiliary lipoprotein family protein, whose amino-acid sequence is MNYKSIFLASILCCFAVTLTACLGGGSSEPTKYYTIAVENISMPSAGTYADKRLQVRKFTIEPAYQRANIVYRESAYDFMFYDLDLWASRPEHMMAQVASEYLAKSGLFKSVETKANGKPDYELLGNIVAIEEVDEGSSQYARLAVQLTFRKTESDEALWEKSFDQKMSMGDREPRTTAETVSKLYGKIMEEALGDISRKL
- a CDS encoding NAD(+) synthase translates to MFGFYRFASVCPTLKVADTAYNTAEIIRCAREAIDGGAAFVVFPELCITGYTCSDLFHQELLLKKSLESLSEIAKAFADSDTVIAVGLPLRMFGCLYNCAAFVQKGKLVAVTPKIHLPNQREFYEKRHFSSGRDLLRGGAAGAAPVCRVEGFGDVPVTNFFTVKGEGSEVRVGVELCEDLWTPVPPSGELALAGANVIVNLSASDALVGKGDYRRNLVMNQSARCMAAYVYASAGVHESTTDMVFSGHLMIAENGTMLAETKNYSRESEIIYADVDVERLNMQRLSEGSFQDFDSREFYARAASFDGLRSMESLKYRFVAPTPFVPGNAETRDQNCKEIFNIQCAGLAKRIEASHTKRAVVGLSGGLDSTLALLVISETFKLLKRPASEILVLTMPGFGTTKRTKNNAVTMAELLGVELRTIDIQKACMQHFADIDHDPNTLNVTYENVQARERTQILMDIANKEGGIVVGTGDLSEIALGWSTYNADHMSMYAVNCDIPKTLVRHVVGWYADRARNFIADEKTADELSLVLRDILDTPVSPELLPADANGQIAQKTESILGAYEIHDFYLYHFAKYGATPQKMLFLAKYAFAGKYSDEELEKALAVFVRRFFTQQFKRSCIPDGPKVGTISLSPRADWRMPSDSSFGDWL
- a CDS encoding sigma 54-interacting transcriptional regulator, with protein sequence MPSPIGSEISVIQKISVAIIHERNVEKLLENVLGILESELGMLRGTFALLFGDTLKIEASRGLDESEKQRGSYRMGEGITGHVAERGISHVIPDLRKDSRFLNRTGSRHYDSQVAFICVPLIHDGQVIGTLSIDRPVDGSTDLDRDVALLEIIANITGDAANECIELHNEREAMLEENRKLRDMLSNNPGELVGNCREMQQIYEQVRQVAPSDATVLIRGGSGTGKEMIARAIVNLSARKDKPFITLNCAALPENLVESELFGHEKGAFTGAMNRRIGRAEAADGGTLFLDEIGDLTMQTQVKLLRFLQERTFSRVGSNEELHSDVRFLAATSRNLEELISQGKFREDLFYRLNIFPITMPDLAKRKSDIILLAEHFIEKMNLRYNKKIVRLSTTAINLLMSYHWPGNVRELENCMERAVLTASDDCIHSYNLPPSLQTSLSAGTVGAVTSKMAPLDVMMNNYEREIITEAIKRNNGNLSAAGRDLGVSPRMMNYRMNKLGIKSGH